From Salipiger profundus, a single genomic window includes:
- a CDS encoding FAD binding domain-containing protein: MRAFSYEKPTDAAAAATAAAETPGAKFLAGGTNLLDLMKLEIETPVHVIDVNGLGLDEITETEDGGLRIGTLVTNTALSADTRIRRDYPVLTRAIAAGATGQLRNKATTGGNLLQRTRCPYFYDTNMPCNKRAPGSGCAALTEGAFSRQLGVIGTSDSCIATHPSDMAVAMRVLDAVVETVTPNGMSREIALEDLHLLPGDTPEEETALMPGELITHVRLPAPVGGTQSYHKVRDRASYAFALVSVALIRQPDGSGRVALGGVAPKPWRRAEADAELPNGASAVMSVLLDGARPTEENAFKLTLAERTLAAMLKEA; this comes from the coding sequence ATGAGGGCATTCAGCTACGAGAAACCGACCGACGCGGCGGCAGCCGCGACCGCCGCGGCAGAGACGCCGGGGGCGAAGTTCCTTGCAGGCGGCACCAACCTCCTCGACCTGATGAAGCTCGAGATCGAGACCCCCGTGCACGTCATCGACGTCAACGGGCTGGGGCTCGACGAGATCACCGAGACCGAGGACGGCGGCCTGCGCATCGGCACGCTGGTGACCAACACCGCGTTGTCTGCCGACACCCGCATCCGGCGGGACTACCCAGTGCTGACGCGCGCCATCGCGGCGGGCGCCACGGGGCAGCTGCGCAACAAGGCCACCACGGGCGGCAACCTGCTGCAGAGAACGCGGTGCCCGTATTTCTACGACACCAACATGCCGTGCAACAAGCGCGCGCCCGGGTCCGGCTGCGCCGCGCTCACCGAGGGTGCCTTCAGCCGGCAGCTCGGCGTCATCGGCACCTCGGACTCCTGCATCGCGACGCATCCGAGCGACATGGCCGTTGCAATGCGTGTTCTCGACGCGGTGGTCGAGACGGTCACGCCGAACGGGATGAGCCGCGAAATCGCGCTCGAAGACCTGCACCTGCTGCCGGGCGACACGCCCGAGGAAGAAACCGCGCTGATGCCGGGCGAGCTCATCACCCACGTGCGCCTGCCCGCGCCGGTCGGCGGAACGCAGAGCTATCACAAGGTGCGCGACCGGGCGTCCTATGCCTTTGCACTGGTCTCCGTGGCGCTGATCCGGCAGCCGGACGGCTCCGGACGGGTGGCGCTTGGTGGCGTCGCGCCGAAACCGTGGCGCCGCGCCGAAGCGGACGCAGAGCTGCCCAACGGGGCATCCGCGGTAATGTCGGTGTTGCTCGACGGCGCACGGCCGACCGAGGAGAACGCCTTCAAACTCACCCTCGCCGAGCGCACGCTCGCAGCCATGCTGAAGGAGGCCTGA
- a CDS encoding 2Fe-2S iron-sulfur cluster-binding protein has translation MSPPIDFRIRRRTLLQGGAAVAAFGAASNGNSAQAQSQSQDAAPAGSETTTVSLTVNGEQRELTVDNRVTLLDALREHMQLTGTKKGCDHGQCGACTCTVNGERINSCLSLAVMHDGDEVETIEGIGTPQTMDPMQTAFVENDGFQCGYCTPGQIQSARKVIEEIRERMSGNICRCGAYANILAAITQVAEDQA, from the coding sequence ATGAGCCCACCCATCGACTTCAGGATCCGCCGCCGCACGCTGCTTCAGGGGGGCGCCGCCGTTGCGGCCTTTGGCGCAGCCTCCAACGGCAACTCCGCGCAGGCGCAGTCGCAATCCCAGGACGCCGCACCCGCTGGCTCCGAGACCACGACCGTTTCGCTGACCGTCAACGGCGAGCAGCGTGAGCTGACCGTGGACAACCGCGTGACGCTGCTGGACGCGCTGCGCGAGCACATGCAGCTGACCGGCACCAAGAAAGGGTGCGATCACGGCCAGTGCGGCGCCTGCACCTGCACCGTGAACGGCGAGCGCATCAATTCCTGCCTCAGCCTCGCTGTCATGCACGACGGAGACGAGGTCGAGACCATCGAGGGCATCGGCACGCCCCAGACGATGGACCCGATGCAGACGGCCTTCGTCGAGAACGACGGCTTCCAGTGCGGCTACTGCACGCCGGGCCAGATCCAGTCGGCTCGCAAGGTGATCGAAGAGATCCGCGAGCGCATGTCGGGCAACATCTGCCGCTGCGGCGCCTACGCGAACATCCTCGCCGCCATCACCCAGGTCGCGGAGGATCAGGCATGA
- a CDS encoding SDR family NAD(P)-dependent oxidoreductase, translating to MKQLLTGKTAIVTGASKGIGLAIAELFAEEGANVVLTARGKEALDAAVDGINAKAGGRARGIIADSADPDAPAQVFADAIEAFGQVDILVNNAGVGEMYAIEKTSTEHFDKIMQINLAGPFRFCREAVNHMMPRDEGRIINVSSVNGTTPICGVAYTTTKGGLNTMTLNIAMRLSGTNIRCNAIAPGVTDTDAARAWAAGEQEGGGEMLEFSDKYTNTSVPGTEPIDQAYAALYLASDMGRAVTGQVIQVDNGQFL from the coding sequence ATGAAACAGCTTCTCACCGGAAAGACAGCCATCGTCACGGGCGCGAGCAAGGGCATCGGCCTCGCCATCGCCGAGCTCTTTGCCGAGGAAGGCGCCAATGTCGTGCTGACCGCGCGTGGCAAGGAAGCGCTCGACGCGGCCGTTGACGGCATCAACGCCAAGGCCGGGGGCCGGGCGCGCGGCATCATTGCCGACAGTGCCGATCCGGATGCGCCCGCGCAGGTCTTCGCGGATGCCATCGAGGCCTTCGGGCAGGTCGACATCCTCGTCAACAACGCCGGTGTCGGAGAAATGTATGCCATCGAGAAGACCTCGACCGAGCACTTCGACAAGATCATGCAGATCAACCTTGCCGGGCCGTTCCGCTTCTGCCGCGAGGCGGTGAACCACATGATGCCGCGCGACGAGGGCCGGATCATCAACGTCAGCTCGGTGAATGGCACGACACCGATCTGCGGCGTCGCCTACACCACGACCAAGGGCGGGCTGAACACCATGACGCTCAACATCGCCATGCGCCTGTCAGGCACGAATATCCGCTGCAACGCCATCGCGCCCGGCGTGACCGATACCGACGCAGCCCGCGCCTGGGCGGCCGGCGAACAGGAGGGCGGCGGCGAGATGCTGGAGTTCTCCGACAAGTACACCAACACCTCCGTGCCCGGCACGGAACCGATCGACCAGGCCTATGCGGCGCTCTATCTCGCCTCGGACATGGGCCGGGCCGTCACCGGTCAGGTGATCCAGGTGGACAACGGCCAGTTCCTCTGA
- a CDS encoding DUF2255 family protein has product MGWTKQELDTIEDADDFRIAPLREDGVTTGTPTFIWSVVAEGALYVRAYSGTESSWYRAALRERAGRISVAGMTREVTFSPAEPELNDRIDAAYRAKYVSSRYLAPMVSDRARAATVRVDADDND; this is encoded by the coding sequence ATGGGTTGGACGAAGCAGGAACTGGACACGATCGAAGACGCCGATGACTTTCGCATCGCACCGCTGCGCGAGGACGGCGTGACGACCGGAACGCCCACCTTCATCTGGTCGGTGGTGGCCGAGGGCGCGCTATACGTCCGTGCCTACAGCGGCACCGAATCGAGCTGGTATCGCGCCGCGCTGCGCGAGCGTGCAGGCCGGATCAGCGTGGCCGGCATGACCCGCGAGGTCACCTTCTCGCCGGCAGAGCCCGAGCTGAACGACCGCATCGATGCCGCCTATCGCGCCAAGTACGTCTCCAGCCGATACCTCGCGCCGATGGTTTCGGACCGCGCCCGGGCCGCCACCGTGCGGGTGGATGCTGACGACAACGACTGA
- a CDS encoding TRAP transporter large permease, which translates to MIPLTGILILFAMLLVGAPISFAMIVAGAAGLYMIGGEMPMMAILSSFPRETAITREFITVPMFLLMAELVLKSGIADDLFRTAAAWFGRVRGGLGIATALAGAGFGAICGSSTAAAATLSSTSLPAMTKYNYERPMAAGVVAISGTLSMLIPPSVAMIVYGLLADVSIAQMLVAGVVPGMLVTFTIGFTVWFLAWQKPERAPISEKVPLREKIYLLRLIGPMLLLMLAVTGAIYGGVATPSEASALGAFGAAILYFARARRSWPEIYEVFSKAARTSCMIALIVMSAHVFSTFFAMTQTTQGLVRWVGDLPLPSWGVIIVLVLIYILLGTFLDQMAILVLTVPIVVPMVINLGYDPIWWGVIVIVTAELGMVTPPLGLNAFVVSRYSGTPVGEVFRGIWPHFIAHIIAIGILLLFPALSLWLPHQMN; encoded by the coding sequence ATGATCCCACTGACCGGAATACTCATCCTTTTCGCGATGCTGCTCGTCGGCGCGCCGATCAGTTTCGCGATGATCGTCGCCGGGGCGGCGGGGCTCTACATGATCGGTGGCGAGATGCCGATGATGGCCATCCTGTCCTCGTTCCCGCGCGAGACGGCGATTACCCGCGAATTCATCACCGTGCCGATGTTCCTGCTGATGGCAGAGCTCGTGCTGAAGTCGGGCATCGCCGACGATCTCTTCCGCACCGCGGCGGCCTGGTTCGGCCGCGTGCGCGGCGGCCTCGGGATCGCCACGGCGCTGGCGGGTGCAGGCTTCGGCGCGATCTGCGGGTCGTCGACCGCGGCGGCCGCCACCCTGTCCTCGACCTCGCTTCCGGCGATGACGAAATACAACTACGAGCGACCGATGGCGGCTGGTGTCGTTGCGATCTCCGGCACCCTGTCGATGCTGATCCCGCCGAGCGTGGCGATGATCGTCTACGGGCTGCTCGCGGATGTGTCGATCGCCCAGATGCTCGTGGCCGGTGTCGTGCCCGGCATGCTCGTGACCTTCACCATCGGCTTCACCGTATGGTTCCTCGCCTGGCAGAAGCCCGAGCGTGCGCCGATCTCCGAGAAGGTGCCGCTGCGCGAGAAGATCTACCTGCTGCGTCTCATCGGCCCGATGCTGCTGCTGATGCTGGCCGTCACCGGCGCCATCTACGGCGGCGTGGCGACGCCCTCCGAAGCCTCGGCGCTGGGAGCCTTCGGCGCGGCGATCCTGTATTTCGCCCGCGCCCGCCGCAGCTGGCCCGAGATTTACGAGGTGTTTTCCAAGGCCGCCCGCACGTCCTGCATGATCGCGCTGATCGTGATGTCGGCACATGTCTTCTCGACGTTCTTCGCCATGACCCAGACGACGCAGGGCCTCGTGCGCTGGGTCGGGGATCTGCCGCTTCCGTCCTGGGGCGTCATCATCGTCCTCGTGCTGATCTACATCCTGCTCGGGACGTTCCTGGACCAGATGGCGATCCTCGTGCTGACAGTGCCGATCGTGGTGCCGATGGTCATCAACCTCGGATACGATCCGATCTGGTGGGGCGTGATCGTCATCGTGACCGCCGAGCTCGGAATGGTGACACCACCATTGGGCCTGAACGCCTTCGTGGTCTCGCGATACTCGGGCACGCCGGTCGGCGAGGTGTTCCGCGGGATCTGGCCGCACTTCATCGCCCATATCATCGCCATCGGAATCCTGCTGCTGTTCCCGGCCCTGTCGCTGTGGCTTCCGCATCAGATGAACTGA
- a CDS encoding TRAP transporter small permease produces the protein MGLVLKRLEQAAMLIAMVSITLIMLIVSFDAILRYVFNAPLQWSYELVGYYLMVVGIYFALSGTFTSGDHVNITLVRDMLPKRFLAWIDVVWCLVSAGIFALLTLGTWRNVADAWTHNEFIPGYISWPSWLSHLWIPLGAALLVVRLLYHVVILATRGHDDDVEDHGEPME, from the coding sequence ATGGGGCTGGTCCTCAAACGTCTCGAACAGGCTGCGATGCTGATCGCGATGGTGTCGATCACGCTGATCATGCTGATCGTGAGTTTCGACGCGATCCTGCGCTACGTGTTCAACGCGCCGCTGCAGTGGTCCTACGAGCTGGTGGGCTACTACCTGATGGTGGTGGGTATCTACTTCGCGCTGTCGGGCACCTTCACATCGGGCGACCACGTCAACATCACGCTGGTGCGTGACATGCTGCCGAAGCGGTTTCTGGCCTGGATCGACGTGGTCTGGTGCCTCGTCTCGGCCGGGATCTTCGCACTGCTGACACTGGGCACATGGCGCAACGTCGCCGACGCCTGGACACATAACGAGTTCATTCCCGGCTACATTTCATGGCCGTCCTGGCTGTCGCACCTGTGGATTCCGCTTGGCGCGGCCCTGCTGGTGGTGCGGCTGCTCTACCATGTCGTGATCCTCGCCACGCGCGGCCACGACGACGATGTCGAAGACCACGGGGAGCCGATGGAATGA
- a CDS encoding TRAP transporter substrate-binding protein: MFKTTVKAISLGAVSALALSGPAAAIDPRTFRVTQVFPSTHWHMTEGIQGFADKVKEATDGAIDFEIYHAGQLGKESTTVVTSGLADMGLLVPGYEVEKLPLTSVAELPGYYDTACEGTRQFWELAQPGGAIYEAEYKPLGIRPLYVMTLRPYEVQTNEEIVESVEDMKGLKLRANGAMAKTVAAVGGTPVQVTSNEFYDALARGTVDGGMWISGSTKLVGLENVLNHTVTGTRMGAGSTFFAISERVYQSLDPELQEILTKAGEEMTMHMCEYLQNADETGEAELVEEGKLTVHPLSDEEAARWNEMLLPVAQQWADEMDRSGRPGTEILNAYKEAADAIE, translated from the coding sequence ATGTTCAAGACAACCGTAAAGGCGATCTCGCTCGGGGCCGTGTCGGCACTCGCGCTCAGCGGGCCCGCCGCAGCCATCGATCCGCGGACCTTCCGCGTGACGCAGGTGTTTCCGAGCACCCACTGGCACATGACCGAGGGCATCCAAGGCTTCGCCGACAAGGTCAAGGAAGCCACTGACGGCGCGATCGATTTCGAGATCTACCACGCCGGCCAGCTGGGCAAGGAAAGCACCACCGTCGTCACCTCCGGGCTTGCCGACATGGGGCTGCTGGTCCCCGGCTACGAGGTCGAAAAGCTTCCCCTGACCTCGGTCGCGGAGCTGCCCGGTTATTACGACACCGCCTGCGAGGGCACCCGTCAGTTCTGGGAACTCGCGCAGCCCGGCGGCGCGATCTACGAGGCGGAGTACAAGCCGCTCGGGATCCGGCCGCTCTACGTCATGACGCTGCGCCCCTATGAGGTTCAGACCAACGAGGAGATCGTCGAAAGCGTCGAGGACATGAAGGGCCTCAAGCTGCGCGCCAACGGTGCGATGGCCAAGACCGTGGCCGCCGTGGGCGGCACCCCGGTGCAGGTGACCTCGAACGAATTCTACGATGCGCTCGCGCGCGGCACCGTCGACGGCGGCATGTGGATTTCGGGCTCGACCAAGCTCGTCGGCCTCGAGAACGTGCTGAACCACACCGTCACCGGCACCCGGATGGGCGCGGGCAGCACCTTCTTCGCCATCTCCGAGCGGGTCTACCAGTCGCTCGATCCCGAGTTGCAGGAGATCCTCACCAAGGCCGGCGAGGAAATGACGATGCACATGTGCGAGTACCTGCAGAACGCCGACGAGACCGGCGAGGCCGAGCTGGTCGAGGAAGGCAAGCTGACCGTCCACCCGCTGTCCGACGAAGAGGCCGCGCGCTGGAACGAGATGCTCCTGCCGGTGGCACAGCAGTGGGCCGACGAGATGGACCGCTCGGGCCGTCCGGGGACCGAGATCCTGAACGCCTACAAGGAGGCGGCGGACGCCATCGAGTGA